In Methanomicrobia archaeon, the genomic stretch ATTTAAATGCCTCTATTAAATACTCACACCCCTTAACTTCTACTAACCTTCCTACAAACAAAACAACATATTTAGAATTAATTCCATATTTTGCTTTTAATTCTTCTTTACTTTTCTTATTTTTAAAATATTCAAGATTCACACCCAGTGGAATAATTTTAATTTTTTCTTTTGTTGATTCAATGACTTCTTGAGAGATTAGATTTAACAATTCATTAGCCCTATGTGAACTAACTGATACGATTACATCACTATTTTTTACAATAAATTGGGCAATATTCCCACCAAGAGGAATCTTTTTTAGCAATGTTATCTCAGATGAATGTATTGTCGTCAAGTGAGGCAATCCAAAGATTTTCTTACAAATAGCCCCAACCAGTCCTTGAGGTATGATCCAATGAGAATGTATAACCTCAATATTCTCTCGGCGTACTAATTTTAAGGCGTAGAGTAGTTCAAACAAGAAAAAAAAAGGCACTTGTATTTTTGCTAGGTGGCTACTTTTAAGATTGTAGGCAATACCGTTGTTATAGGCCAATTTCTGTAAACGAAACGGATAAAAATATGGGAAACGATATATTTTTATTTCGTCTATTTCCTCTTTGAATTTCGCATCATAGCAATGAGGTGCAAGAGCGAACATCTGAAAACCATTGGAAATTAATCTTTTGCTCAACTCATGGATAAACCACCCTGAGGTATCCTTAGGAAATCTCGGATAATTACTTGTAATAACCAAAATTTTTCTCATGAGGTGCTTTAGTATATCGCCATTATCATGTTTTCCCTATACCTGGTAGATTTCCCAAAATATATATATCCAACCGCTCATTATACTTGTCACACTATGTCTGTGCTCATCACCACGGCAAACAGTCCCAAAGCACTCGCCGCAGTTAGAAGCCTGGGGAGCAAGGGTGTTGACGTCACAACCGCAGATGAACAGGGATTTGCTTTAAGTTCCCTCTCTAAGTACTCTAAGGATTTTTTCTTATATCCGTCGCCGATAAAATACCCCTCTAGGTTCATCCGTTATTTACGCACTTTCCTTAAAAACCATAAACATGAGGTTTTAATGCCCGTTTATTCCAACGACACATATCTAATTGCAAAATACAAATCGTCCCTCGAGCCATTCGTTAAAATCCCCCTGCATGACTTCGCTATAGTGATGAAGGTTAATGATAAAGGATATTTGATGCAAATAGCCGAAGAACTTGGAATTCCGGTGCCACAAACCTATTTTATTGATGATTTGAAAAAAATGCATGAAGTTACTAATAAATTAGTTTTTCCCGCTGTTATAAAACTGAGAGAGACTGCGAGCAGTATTGGCATCTCATATGTATATTCCCGGGATGGGTTAATCTCAAAATATAAAGAAACCATTTCAAAATACCACCTTTACCCTTCCAAGTATCCGTTGATTCAAGAATATGTTGATGGCGACGGCTACGGTGTCTCCCTGCTTTTTAACCAAGGGGATTTGAGGGCAAAAATCACGCATAAACGGCTTCGGGAATATCCTATCACCGGGGGGCCTAGCACCTATAGAATCAGCGTTAAACATCAAGAAATGGAGGATTATGCAATTGATTTACTCAAGCATTTCAACTGGCATGGCGTTGCGATGGTAGAATTTAAGCTTGACCGAAAGACAAAAAAGCCGATTTTAATGGAGGTAAATCCTCGCTTCTGGGGATCTATTAACCAGGCTGTCAAGGCTGGTGTAGATTTCCCATATCTCCTGTACAAAATGGCGGTAGAAGGTGACATAACGCCCGTATTAAATTATGAAATCGGTGTAAAAACTACAAATATTTTCATTGACTACGTCGCTCTTTTAAACTACGTAAGAAGAACAGGTGACATTGGGCTGATAAAAGAGTTTTTTTACTTACCTGTCAATGATGACATACTCTCGTTTGACGACCCGCTTCCTGTCTTGAGTTTTATGTATTCTGGTCTAAAAGAAATGGTTCATAGCCGATACAAGGGGTAGTCATCCTTTTAATCGTTTGATTGCGGCTCCTGAAATGATGCTAATTTTCTGTAATAAGGGCGAGGTTATGCCGCCCGTTTCAAATTTTCCCTCCAATATAATTTTCCTTAAATCATCTTCATTACAATTCGACATGCTTCCTGCGAGATTCCATACTCTCCCCAACTCAAACGAAATGTGGGCATCACTTCCTGCAATAATAGGTTTCTTTAACTCTTTTGCCAAATCTTGTGCTTTAACGTTCAATTCTACTGAGGTTCTACCATTTATCCCTTCTATGATGTCTACCGTCTTTATCAATTTATTACCTGGAAATCTCTTTCTTCTATAGGGATGCGGGAGGACGGAATTGCCACCTTGATCTCTAATTTCATCAATAAGCTCTTCAAATCTTTGTGATTTTAATTCTTCATTTAAAAACAATCCTATGACGTCTCCATAATCTGTATTAACCTCTGAGCCAACTATGATTAATATATTATCTTGCTTAATAGATTTTGCCTGCAATCCGCCTTTAATTGTGTTGTGGTCGGTAATTGCAATAGCATCTAGAGCCCTTTGCTTTGCTATTTTTAGTATTCGTTGCGGAGAAAGGACACCATCATAGGAATGTTTGCTATGTACATGAGGATCAAATTTAATAGTCAAGCGTTTTCCCTCCGCGTAAATAGAAATTTTTTCCCAATATTAACTGAAAGATCCACTGCAGAACTCAAAATCCACTCTTTTTTGGTCGTCGTCCACCGTTCAGGATGCGCTAAAATGTAGAGGTGGCTTGCATGATTACCTTTTATGACCTCGATTAAATCATCTGTTGCGTTTACCACTAACCCTTCATTTTGATCTGACATAAAATCCCGCAGTTTGTTCTTCAAGTTCCAGCTCCGACCAGTATCCGAAAAATAAGTAACATCCTTTACAGACAAATAAGCCTCGCCATCTATATTAAAATCCCTAAAATCGTATCGGCTCCACAAATACCTATTATCAATTTTCGATAAAGGGCTCCCGTGCATGCATATCGTTTTGATTTCTACAATTTTCTTGAATTCTGCGATTTCCTTTTTGAATAATTCTATCGCTTTTTCGTAATCTCCTTTTGCTTTGCTCAGAACTTCGTAATGGTAGCCTACCTCGTGACCTAAATCATGAACGACTTTAATCACTTTAGGATGAAACGTGTAAGGGTATCGGAAATAATAAGTCGCGGGTATCCCTAGATCGTGCTCTACCAATGCAATTCTCAGCGCATTTTTAAGTTTCCGGTCTATATCATGCCGGAGAATAACCGACATCCTTTGCCCTTGTCCAGTGAGATACGAATAAACTGTTTGGGGTTTATAACCGCTCTCTAAAAGTGCCGTACATAACTGCTCATATTTTTCCACCGTAAAATCCCGCATCACTCTTCCCATCTACTGTTCCTCCGTTCGCTCGTATCCACCTGCATATCGAAGAGCATCGCGAAGAGCAGGAACTGCACACCGAGCATGAACGCCAGGAGCGAAAGCGTCGCGCGAATGAACAGCGGTCCACCCTCCACGAACTTGTAGTAGAGCGAGTAGAGTATGCCCAGAAACCCCAGCGGCGCGAGGATGATCCCGAAGAAGTAGAAGAGCACGAGCGGATGGAAGCTCAGGATCACATACTTCATCTGCAGCCGCCAGAAGAAATCCTTCAGCAGCAGCCACGAGACCTTGACGATGTATTTGCTGTACTTGATCCCTGACTTCTCGCGCCCGTATTTCGCTGGCATCACGACATCCTTCACCCGGAAGCCCTGCACGTTCAACCGCACGAGTAGATCGTTGCAGTACCCGTACCAGGGATACACGGAATCGAGCGAGAGCCGTTCCAGTGCAGTCTTCGAGATCGCCGTGTACCCGTTCTGGGGGTCCATCAGCTGCCAGTAGCCCGAGCCAACCTTCGTTAAGAAGGTGAGCAGCGAATTGCCAATGAACCGCCATTTCGTCATGCCACGTCGATATTCGTGGCTCAAGAGTCGATTACCTTTGGTGTAATCCGCTCTGCCGTCCACGATCGGATCCAGGAACTGTGGCAGCAGCACGGGATCCATCTGGTTATCGCCCGCCATCACCGCGGCGATATCCATTTCTTCTTCCAATGCTTTCTTATAGCCGGAAACAATTGCACCGCCAACGCCCTTGTTCTTCTCGTGCTGGATAAAAACGATCCGCTTATCGGTTTCTTGTACCGCTTGGATGACCTTTGCAGTTGCATCTTTCGAGGCGTCGTCAACTGCATAGATTTTATCGACGTACTCGGGAATGCCCGTCAATGTCTCCCTAATCAGTTTCTCTTCGTTGTACGCGGGCACGACCACGCCTATTCTGTGTTCTCGATACATTACCCATTAAACCCCTGCCGGGGTTTCCCAACGCCTTTATAAACAAAACCCAACCGTTCACACTCAGTCTTATCGTAGGCATTCCTGCCATCCACGATCACCGGCGTGTGCATCTTCCTCTTTATCCTCACCAGATCCAGATTGAGATAATCTTTATGTTTCACCACGAGCACGAGTGCATCCGCATCCGTGACCGCCTCGTCGAGCACTTTGGTAAACGGAAGTTCAAACTCGCGGACGTTCGGATCATGCAATGCCGGCTGTGCCCCTTTCGCCCGGAGGATTTCATACAATGGTTTCACGGGCGTATTACGCGTATCATCCGAGTTCTCGACGAACGCAACACCTAACAGCGCGATCTTCGCGCTCTCTACCTTTACTCCTGTATCCCGTAAACCTTCCTCGACAAGCTCAGCCATGTGCGTCGGCATCCACTCATTTAGCTTTCTGCTCTTCACCATCACCTGCGGATCGACCTTGAAGCTGCCGTAAGTGTCCACGCCGTACTTCAGGAGCCAGGTATCTTTTGTCAGGCAGTGGCCGCCCACGCCCGCGCCCGGGAAATGCATATTCCGGATGGGATTGGCAGACGGGTTCGATGGGTCATTTGGCAGGTTGTTCACCAGCTCACGTACCTTAAACACATCCACGCCCAGGCTTTCACAGAGCAGGGCCATCTCGTTCGCAAACGCGATGTTCACGTCCCGGTACGTATTCTCGACCACTTTCGCGACTTCAGCCGTGAGCAGATCAGTTGGATGTAATCCGGCCGTAATGATCTTCGCGTAGAGCGCCATGGCGCGCTTCGTGCTCTCGGCATCGATGCCACCCACAATCCGTGGATACTGGGTGATATTATGGAGCAGCCGGCCCACCATTACGCGTTCATATGAGAATGCGAGCGCGAAATCCTTGCCCGCCTTCATCCCTGACTCCTGCTCCAGGATCGGCTTCACCACGTGTTCCGTCGTACCCGGTGCAACCGTCGATTCGATTATGACCAGCGCGTCTCTTTTCAGGTTGCGCCCCACCTGCGCGCTCGCATCCTTCAAGGATTCGTAGTGCGGTATTCCCTGATCGTCCGTGGGCGTCTGGACATCGATCAGGATAGTATCGGCATCTTTACATTCCGCGAAGTCGTCGGTCACTCGGAACGTCCCCTTCTCGACAACTCGTGCGATGAGCTCGGATAGGCCCGGCTCGTCGCCGCCAATCGGGTTTTTCCCTGCATTGAGCCAGTCGATCTTCCAGCCCGAGCGTTCCGACCGCCGCTGGATGCCTACAACATTGAAGCCGTCAACATCAGCAAACAACGCCGCTGCGGGTATGCCCACGTAGCCCATCCCAACCACCACGAGCTTCGTCATCTCAGATCAGCGCTTTTCTGCCGTAATTCTCACGTTCTTACCGCACTCGCATTCGTACACTCGTTCATCCTTGTTATTCTCGATGAGCTTCTCCAATTTCCGGCCGCAGGAACAGACATATCCCATTAATTCCGCGGGATTGCCGTACACGAGCCCGTAGGCGGGAATATCCCTGGTCACGACGCTCCCCGCGCCGACCATTGCGTGCTCACCGATCGTCACACCGCAGATGACTGTTGCATTCGCACCGATGCTCGCACCGCGTTTCACCACCGTGTCCTCGATTTTCTCCTCACCCCAGCTCAACGACCGTGGATACAGATCGTTCGTAAAAGTAACGGACGGCCCGATAAAGACCTCGTCCTCGATCCTCACACCCTTATAGACCGATACGAAATTCTGGATCTTCACGTTATCCCCGATCTCCACCTCGGTATCAATATACGCGCTCTTCCCGATGATGCAGTTCTTACCGATCTTCGCCTTTTCGCGTACATGGACGAAGTGCCAGATCTTCGTGCCCTCGCCAATCTCTTCACTCTCGACGATCGCGGTGGGGTGTTTAAAGAACATCTTTGCTTCTTCCTTTCGCCCTGATCTCCTCAGTTATCCTCAGATTTGTCAGTGCCTGCTCGGCCGTCACGGGGAATTGCCCTCCCTCTTTCGCGCACCGCACAAAGATCTTCAGCTCCTCCTTCAGCGGTTCTACCTTGCTCACCAGCACCTTCTCGATAATGTTCTCCTGCACGTAGCGCGAATTGACCTCGCTGTACTTCTGCGGCTTGCGATAGATGTAGACCTCCTGGTTCATGAAATCGCCCTCAACCGAGAAGTCGGCATCCTCGACGTAGATACTGCGCGTCTTCTTACACGCTATCCGACTCGCCGATAAAGAGACCGCGCAATCACCAAACCGCGCGATCGCCGTGCACAGGTCCTCATCCCAGACCGAGTTCAGCCGGTACGACGTATGCCCATCCATGAAATAGTTCCACACGAGATCGATATCGTGGATCATCAGGTCCGTCACGACGTCGGCATCCGTGATTCGTGTCGATGCAGGATTGAGCCGTTTGATCTCGATATATCGCGGACGGTTGATGAGCTGCTTGATCTCCTTCACGATTGGATTGAACCGCTCAATGTGCCCCACACCGACCACGACGTGATCCTGTATCGCCCGTACCAGCTGCGCGGCCTCTTCACTGGTGGAGCAGATCGGCTTCTCGATCAAGCAGTGGATTCCCATGCCGACCGCCTGCCGGGCCTGCTCAAAGTGGTATTTCGTTGGCGCGCAGATGCTCACCAAACGCACCGTATCTAACAGTGATTTGATGGAATCACTTACCAGCACGCCTTCCCCGTACTGCTCACTCATGCGCTGAGCTGCGCCGCCGTTAACATCATAAATGTAAACGTCATCGACGTCCTTGAGCTCGGTATACACGCGCACGTGGTTCCTGCCCATCGTGCCCACGCCAATCACGCCAACGTCCATGCTTTCTGCCTGCTACCTTACCTCGTTTACCGCTGCACAGAGGTACACGAGTCCGTCCTTACTCAAAGCGGGGTGGACCGGTAAACTCAAAACCTGTTTCGCTAAGCTCGTCGCCGTCGGGCACTGATCACGCTCATAGCCGAGGTTTTGATATAACGGCTGCAGGTGGATCGGCAGCGGGTAATGCACGGCGGCTCCGATCCAATTCTGGCTCAAATAGTCCAAAAAAGCGTCTCGGCTCATTGGAAAGCTATTCGTCAGTTTCACCACATACTGATGGTACACGTGTCGCACGTTCGCCTCTTTGTACGGTTTCTCCAGCGTGCTATTCAGATGCTGATTCAAATACTTCGCATTGGCTATCCTGCGCTTATTAAACTTCTCGAGCTGATGTAATTGCGCGAGCCCCAGTGCCGCCTGCAGGTTGGTCATGCGATAATTGTAGCCCAGGCTGGTGTGCATATACTTCTGACTCTGGCCATGATTGATGAGCAATCGCACTCGCTCTGCTAACCTGGGATCGTTTGTGGTTACCATGCCGCCCTCGCCCGTCGTCATGTTCTTCGTGCCGTAGAACGAGAAGCAGCTGAGATTACCGAAAGTGCCAACGCGCGCTCGCTCATACTCCGCGCCATGCGCTTGCGCGCAATCTTCAATTAAAAAGAGATGGTGGTCTTCGCATAACGCCTGGAGCGCTTTCACATCAAACGGCTGCCCGAAAAGGTGAACACCCAGTATCGCTTTTGTTTTGGCCGTGATCTTTTCTGCTGCATCGTCTGGGTCAATGTTGAACGTTCTTTCGTTTACGTCAACAAAAATGGGTTTCGCGTTTTGGAACAGAACAGCATTGGCCGTTGCAATAAATGAAAAGTCGGGAACGAGAACCTCATCACCGTTTTTTATATCCAATGCTTTCAGTGCTAAATCCAGTGCCACCGTGCCGCTTGTGGTGGTCACAGCATACTTTACGCCTACGTAAGCTGCGAATTCTTCTTCAAACCGCTTAACCCACTCGCCACTGGCAAGCATCCCTGAGTTTAATACTTCAAGAACGTTATTGATTTCCGTTTCGCCTACCACCGGCTTAGAAAGCGGAACCAAAATTGTTGGACCTGCGAGTGGCGATTCAGAGTTCATGGGATGAAACTAGCACTCATTTATTTTGGAATCCCGACGAAATCCGAACCTTGATACGTCGGCCTAGAATCCTGAACGCGCAGACAAAGCACCAGAATACGTAGAATAGCTCTTCTCCCAATGTGGTTGGCTCGTGAGGCGTGTATCCTTTTATTATCCTTCGATAATTCTCTTTTGTCATCTTAGGTTTTTCCGCGCATGGCGCCAAGCCAGAAGATGAAATCGGGATCCTTCAACCACTGTGGTAATGAAGATGCCCATAC encodes the following:
- a CDS encoding ATP-grasp domain-containing protein, whose protein sequence is MFSLYLVDFPKYIYPTAHYTCHTMSVLITTANSPKALAAVRSLGSKGVDVTTADEQGFALSSLSKYSKDFFLYPSPIKYPSRFIRYLRTFLKNHKHEVLMPVYSNDTYLIAKYKSSLEPFVKIPLHDFAIVMKVNDKGYLMQIAEELGIPVPQTYFIDDLKKMHEVTNKLVFPAVIKLRETASSIGISYVYSRDGLISKYKETISKYHLYPSKYPLIQEYVDGDGYGVSLLFNQGDLRAKITHKRLREYPITGGPSTYRISVKHQEMEDYAIDLLKHFNWHGVAMVEFKLDRKTKKPILMEVNPRFWGSINQAVKAGVDFPYLLYKMAVEGDITPVLNYEIGVKTTNIFIDYVALLNYVRRTGDIGLIKEFFYLPVNDDILSFDDPLPVLSFMYSGLKEMVHSRYKG
- a CDS encoding Gfo/Idh/MocA family oxidoreductase; translation: MDVGVIGVGTMGRNHVRVYTELKDVDDVYIYDVNGGAAQRMSEQYGEGVLVSDSIKSLLDTVRLVSICAPTKYHFEQARQAVGMGIHCLIEKPICSTSEEAAQLVRAIQDHVVVGVGHIERFNPIVKEIKQLINRPRYIEIKRLNPASTRITDADVVTDLMIHDIDLVWNYFMDGHTSYRLNSVWDEDLCTAIARFGDCAVSLSASRIACKKTRSIYVEDADFSVEGDFMNQEVYIYRKPQKYSEVNSRYVQENIIEKVLVSKVEPLKEELKIFVRCAKEGGQFPVTAEQALTNLRITEEIRAKGRSKDVL
- a CDS encoding nucleotide sugar dehydrogenase, giving the protein MTKLVVVGMGYVGIPAAALFADVDGFNVVGIQRRSERSGWKIDWLNAGKNPIGGDEPGLSELIARVVEKGTFRVTDDFAECKDADTILIDVQTPTDDQGIPHYESLKDASAQVGRNLKRDALVIIESTVAPGTTEHVVKPILEQESGMKAGKDFALAFSYERVMVGRLLHNITQYPRIVGGIDAESTKRAMALYAKIITAGLHPTDLLTAEVAKVVENTYRDVNIAFANEMALLCESLGVDVFKVRELVNNLPNDPSNPSANPIRNMHFPGAGVGGHCLTKDTWLLKYGVDTYGSFKVDPQVMVKSRKLNEWMPTHMAELVEEGLRDTGVKVESAKIALLGVAFVENSDDTRNTPVKPLYEILRAKGAQPALHDPNVREFELPFTKVLDEAVTDADALVLVVKHKDYLNLDLVRIKRKMHTPVIVDGRNAYDKTECERLGFVYKGVGKPRQGFNG
- a CDS encoding PHP domain-containing protein, which codes for MTIKFDPHVHSKHSYDGVLSPQRILKIAKQRALDAIAITDHNTIKGGLQAKSIKQDNILIIVGSEVNTDYGDVIGLFLNEELKSQRFEELIDEIRDQGGNSVLPHPYRRKRFPGNKLIKTVDIIEGINGRTSVELNVKAQDLAKELKKPIIAGSDAHISFELGRVWNLAGSMSNCNEDDLRKIILEGKFETGGITSPLLQKISIISGAAIKRLKG
- a CDS encoding DegT/DnrJ/EryC1/StrS family aminotransferase, with protein sequence MVPLSKPVVGETEINNVLEVLNSGMLASGEWVKRFEEEFAAYVGVKYAVTTTSGTVALDLALKALDIKNGDEVLVPDFSFIATANAVLFQNAKPIFVDVNERTFNIDPDDAAEKITAKTKAILGVHLFGQPFDVKALQALCEDHHLFLIEDCAQAHGAEYERARVGTFGNLSCFSFYGTKNMTTGEGGMVTTNDPRLAERVRLLINHGQSQKYMHTSLGYNYRMTNLQAALGLAQLHQLEKFNKRRIANAKYLNQHLNSTLEKPYKEANVRHVYHQYVVKLTNSFPMSRDAFLDYLSQNWIGAAVHYPLPIHLQPLYQNLGYERDQCPTATSLAKQVLSLPVHPALSKDGLVYLCAAVNEVR
- a CDS encoding glycosyltransferase family 2 protein, with amino-acid sequence MYREHRIGVVVPAYNEEKLIRETLTGIPEYVDKIYAVDDASKDATAKVIQAVQETDKRIVFIQHEKNKGVGGAIVSGYKKALEEEMDIAAVMAGDNQMDPVLLPQFLDPIVDGRADYTKGNRLLSHEYRRGMTKWRFIGNSLLTFLTKVGSGYWQLMDPQNGYTAISKTALERLSLDSVYPWYGYCNDLLVRLNVQGFRVKDVVMPAKYGREKSGIKYSKYIVKVSWLLLKDFFWRLQMKYVILSFHPLVLFYFFGIILAPLGFLGILYSLYYKFVEGGPLFIRATLSLLAFMLGVQFLLFAMLFDMQVDTSERRNSRWEE
- a CDS encoding N-acetyltransferase, with product MFFKHPTAIVESEEIGEGTKIWHFVHVREKAKIGKNCIIGKSAYIDTEVEIGDNVKIQNFVSVYKGVRIEDEVFIGPSVTFTNDLYPRSLSWGEEKIEDTVVKRGASIGANATVICGVTIGEHAMVGAGSVVTRDIPAYGLVYGNPAELMGYVCSCGRKLEKLIENNKDERVYECECGKNVRITAEKR